Proteins from a genomic interval of Oncorhynchus nerka isolate Pitt River linkage group LG13, Oner_Uvic_2.0, whole genome shotgun sequence:
- the LOC115115503 gene encoding leucine-rich repeat transmembrane protein FLRT2-like — protein MEFQAGLWNKDWGSFLRFWLTVILSLNVHFSCPATSCPEECRCDKTFVYCNERSLTSVPLGVTEGYKILYLHNNQINNAGFPWELHNVASVETVYLYGNQLDEFPINLPKNIRVLHLQENNIQTISRAALAQLPRLEELHLDDNSISTVGVEEGAFRDAVSLKLLFLTKNHLSSVPIGLPEDLTELRLDENRIAVIAEEAFQNVTRLQRLLLDGNLLTDEGVAPGTFQELSNLRELALARNSLTFPPPLLPTQSLVKLSLQDNQMDQIPVTAFSGLQRLERLDISNNQLQTLTQGVFDGLISLRQLTVRNNPWRCDCTVKWVVVWLKSLPGSINVRGSMCQSPARVRGMAIRELTLDSIQCPAGTDLQPDLWPTLRSTPPHPQLPTTTTTTLITSSMTSSIPTFTTSSYLTSPSPPPAMPPHPAGPLPPYEDPLRISFHVVNASCIEVSWASYFTVTAYKVTWVKMGQSLMSDVSRERTVSGERRKLSLTNLEPRSVYRVCVYVLDTLNSYRPGEDTICSDARTKSTSSSSNNNKATGSEEAQQDTNSTLLLAGVIGGAVLVVLVMLLSLFCWHMHKKSRSESSKWKYNRGRRKDDYCEAGTKKDNSILEMTETSFQIVSLNNEQLLKGDYRIQPIYTPNGGIGFRDCHLSNNSLAYCKSSNVPSTEFCHT, from the coding sequence ATGGAGTTTCAGGCTGGGCTGTGGAATAAAGATTGGGGTTCATTTCTGCGTTTCTGGTTGACAGTCATCCTGAGCCTCAATGTGCACTTTAGCTGCCCTGCCACCTCATGCCCAGAAGAGTGCCGCTGCGACAAAACCTTTGTTTACTGCAACGAGCGGAGCCTGACGTCTGTGCCTCTGGGGGTGACAGAGGGCTACAAGATCCTCTACCTCCACAACAACCAGATCAACAATGCAGGGTTCCCATGGGAACTACACAACGTGGCCTCCGTGGAGACAGTGTATCTCTACGGCAACCAGTTGGACGAGTTCCCCATCAACCTGCCTAAGAACATCCGGGTGCTCCACCTGCAAGAGAACAACATCCAGACCATCTCCAGGGCTGCCTTAGCCCAACTGCCCCGCTTAGAGGAGCTCCACCTGGACGATAACTCCATCTCTACGgttggggtggaggagggggcgTTCCGGGATGCTGTCAGCCTCAAGCTGCTATTCCTCACCAAGAACCACCTGAGCAGTGTCCCCATTGGTCTCCCAGAGGACCTCACAGAGCTGCGATTAGACGAGAACCGTATCGCGGTCATTGCTGAGGAGGCGTTCCAGAACGTGACGCGGCTACAGCGCCTCCTGTTGGATGGCAACTTGTTGACAGACGAGGGCGTGGCCCCGGGGACGTTCCAGGAGCTGTCCAACCTCCGGGAGCTGGCGCTGGCCCGTAACTCTCTGACGTTCCCCCCGCCCCTCCTCCCGACACAGTCCCTGGTCAAGCTCAGCCTGCAGGATAATCAGATGGACCAAATCCCAGTGACAGCCTTCTCCGGCCTCCAGAGGCTCGAGAGACTGGATATCTCCAATAACCAGCTGCAGACGCTGACACAGGGGGTCTTTGACGGCCTCATCAGCCTCAGACAGCTCACTGTTCGGAACAACCCGTGGCGCTGCGATTGCACCGTCAAATGGGTGGTGGTGTGGCTCAAGTCGCTGCCAGGCTCTATCAACGTGCGCGGTTCAATGTGCCAGAGCCCAGCGAGGGTGCGCGGCATGGCAATCAGAGAACTCACCCTGGATTCTATCCAGTGCCCAGCTGGGACGGACCTCCAGCCCGACCTCTGGCCTACCCTGCGCTCCACGCCCCCGCACCCCCaactccccaccaccaccacaaccaccctcATTACCTCCTCCATGACCAGCTCTATTCCCACCTTCACAACCTCCTCCTACCTCACatcaccctcccctccccctgccaTGCCTCCCCACCCCGCTGGCCCACTGCCCCCCTATGAGGACCCCCTACGGATATCCTTCCACGTGGTCAATGCCTCCTGCATCGAGGTAAGCTGGGCTTCCTACTTCACCGTCACAGCCTACAAGGTGACCTGGGTCAAGATGGGCCAGAGCCTGATGAGCGATGTCAGCCGCGAAAGGACGGTGAGTGGGGAAAGGCGGAAGCTTAGCTTGACCAACCTGGAGCCCAGGTCGGTGTACCGGGTCTGTGTTTATGTGCTGGACACCCTCAACTCCTACCGCCCAGGGGAGGATACAATATGCTCAGACGCCAGAACCAAGTCGACCTCATCCAGCTCCAACAACAACAAGGCCACAGGGTCGGAGGAAGCTCAACAGGACACCAACTCCACTCTCCTTTTGGCCGGGGTGATAGGCGGGGCAGTCCTTGTCGTCCTGGTAATGCTGCTGAGCCTGTTTTGTTGGCACATGCACAAGAAGAGCCGCTCTGAATCGTCCAAGTGGAAATACAACCGTGGCAGGAGAAAAGACGACTACTGCGAGGCGGGGACCAAAAAGGATAACTCTATTCTGGAAATGACTGAGACCAGCTTTCAGATAGTTTCCCTGAACAATGAGCAACTTTTGAAAGGTGATTACAGGATTCAGCCCATCTATACACCCAATGGAGGCATTGGCTTCAGAGACTGCCACCTTAGTAACAATAGCTTAGCCTACTGCAAGAGCAGCAACGTTCCCAGCACCGAGTTCTGCCACACGTGA